One genomic segment of Pseudomonas chlororaphis subsp. aurantiaca includes these proteins:
- a CDS encoding cation-transporting P-type ATPase: MKQVVDTVAEQAPIPMHPAAWHTLPAEQVTSLLGVGEHVGLGSAEVQARLEHMGFNRLPETARRPAWLRFLLQFHNILIYVLLGSAVITAILHHLWDTVVILAVVIANAIIGYVQEGKAEKAMDAIRQMLAPHAAVLRAGERLSVVGEELVPGDIVLLEAGDKVPADLRLLHANRLQIQEAILTGESIPVEKHTEPVPLGAALGDRTCMAFSGTLVTCGQAKGVVVATAAGTEIGRISCLLSQVKTLTTPLVQQMNVFARWLTILILLIGGLLLMFGHYVGHYEFTDIFMVVVGMSVAAIPEGLPAVLTITLAVGVRAMACRNAIVRRLPAIETLGSVSVICTDKTGTLTRNEMMVASVVTSDLTFTVDGAGYQPVGNMNLADHLIDTSNHPTLAELGRAASLCNDAVLSLHGDVWRVEGDPMEGALLAFSGKTGIDSNEERRTWTRTDAIPFDAKHRFMATLHHNHERHASIYVKGAPEQILAMCTQQRVKGGGIDRLNVAYWHEQANTIARKGQRVLAFAMRSVRPEHTVLEFGDVHKTLTLLGMVGMIDPPRPETIQAVRQCQMAGIVVKMITGDHAGTASAIGSQIGLQNSDRVLTGIDLDTMNDATLKEAVKDVNIFARTNPEHKLRLVMLLQSNGMTVAMTGDGVNDAPALKRADAGIAMGGKGSEAAKEAADLVLADDNFASIVAAVREGRTVYDNIKKVLSWTLPTNAGETMTIIVALLLGITLPVTPIQILWVNLITAVTLGIALAFEPTEENTMRRPPRSRKEPLISGALVWHMVLVSILFLCGVYGIFSYALDRGYSTELARTIAVNTLVVMEIFHLFFIRNLYGTSLTWKGIRGTKVVWMTVAVVTFAQFVITYAPPLQKVFATEAIPFVDGLLIIGVGIALFAIIEIEKQIRIRLSE; the protein is encoded by the coding sequence CCAGACTTGAACACATGGGGTTCAATCGCTTACCAGAAACCGCACGGCGACCAGCATGGCTGCGTTTCTTGCTGCAATTTCACAACATTCTAATTTATGTGCTTCTCGGATCTGCGGTGATCACCGCGATACTGCACCATCTGTGGGATACGGTGGTGATTCTTGCGGTGGTTATTGCCAACGCAATCATTGGCTATGTCCAGGAAGGCAAGGCAGAAAAAGCCATGGACGCTATTCGGCAGATGTTGGCACCGCACGCAGCGGTACTTCGTGCAGGAGAACGCCTGAGCGTTGTGGGCGAAGAGTTGGTGCCTGGCGATATCGTATTGCTGGAGGCCGGAGACAAGGTTCCTGCTGATCTACGCTTGCTGCACGCGAACAGACTACAGATTCAAGAAGCAATTCTTACTGGTGAATCCATACCCGTAGAAAAACACACTGAACCCGTACCCCTAGGAGCGGCGCTGGGTGATCGCACCTGTATGGCGTTCAGCGGTACGCTCGTGACTTGCGGACAAGCAAAAGGGGTTGTAGTCGCGACCGCTGCAGGAACCGAAATTGGACGTATCAGTTGCCTGCTGTCACAAGTAAAAACGCTGACCACGCCGCTGGTGCAGCAAATGAACGTATTTGCGCGCTGGCTGACAATCCTGATCCTGTTAATCGGCGGCCTGTTGCTCATGTTCGGCCATTATGTCGGACACTATGAATTCACCGACATATTCATGGTCGTGGTGGGGATGTCGGTAGCGGCGATACCAGAAGGGTTGCCGGCCGTCCTTACTATCACGCTGGCTGTCGGCGTTCGGGCAATGGCTTGCCGCAATGCCATTGTACGTCGCTTGCCTGCCATCGAAACGCTGGGCTCGGTATCAGTCATCTGCACTGACAAAACGGGTACTCTCACCCGTAACGAGATGATGGTAGCGTCGGTAGTAACAAGTGATCTCACCTTCACGGTCGATGGTGCTGGTTATCAGCCAGTGGGAAACATGAACCTTGCTGATCATCTGATCGACACATCGAATCACCCGACATTGGCGGAGCTAGGGCGAGCCGCCAGTCTTTGCAACGATGCTGTGTTGAGCCTGCATGGGGACGTATGGCGAGTCGAAGGAGACCCGATGGAGGGTGCCTTGCTGGCGTTTTCCGGAAAAACCGGAATTGATAGCAATGAAGAGCGTCGTACCTGGACCCGCACCGATGCCATCCCATTTGATGCGAAACATCGCTTTATGGCGACGCTGCATCACAACCATGAGCGGCATGCCTCAATTTACGTGAAAGGTGCGCCAGAGCAGATTCTGGCAATGTGCACGCAACAACGGGTCAAAGGAGGGGGGATTGACCGACTCAATGTTGCCTATTGGCACGAACAGGCAAATACCATTGCTAGAAAAGGGCAGAGGGTATTGGCATTTGCAATGAGATCAGTACGGCCCGAACACACCGTTCTGGAATTTGGTGACGTACACAAAACGTTAACCTTGCTAGGCATGGTCGGAATGATTGACCCACCTCGACCAGAGACGATACAGGCAGTTAGGCAATGCCAGATGGCGGGCATTGTAGTGAAAATGATCACCGGCGATCACGCCGGCACTGCCTCCGCTATCGGCAGTCAGATTGGTCTGCAAAATTCCGACAGGGTACTGACCGGTATCGATCTAGACACCATGAACGATGCAACCCTCAAGGAGGCGGTAAAGGACGTCAATATCTTCGCTCGCACCAATCCAGAACATAAACTCAGGCTGGTGATGTTACTGCAATCGAATGGCATGACCGTCGCCATGACCGGCGATGGAGTCAACGACGCACCGGCGCTAAAGCGTGCCGATGCCGGAATCGCCATGGGAGGAAAAGGCAGCGAAGCTGCCAAGGAAGCCGCAGATTTGGTGCTGGCAGATGACAACTTCGCGTCCATTGTGGCAGCGGTTCGCGAAGGGCGGACTGTCTACGACAACATCAAGAAAGTGCTGAGTTGGACGCTACCCACCAATGCTGGCGAGACCATGACTATTATTGTCGCGCTGCTTTTGGGTATTACGCTGCCGGTGACGCCGATACAGATTCTGTGGGTCAATCTGATTACCGCGGTGACACTTGGCATCGCGCTCGCGTTCGAGCCTACCGAAGAAAACACCATGCGCAGACCACCCCGTTCACGTAAAGAGCCACTGATAAGCGGTGCATTGGTTTGGCATATGGTGCTTGTTTCTATTCTGTTTCTCTGCGGCGTTTACGGCATCTTTTCGTATGCACTCGACCGTGGCTACTCAACGGAGTTGGCCCGAACCATCGCGGTGAACACGTTAGTCGTGATGGAAATATTCCATCTGTTCTTCATTCGCAATCTCTACGGCACATCGCTTACCTGGAAGGGCATTCGTGGCACCAAGGTCGTGTGGATGACCGTCGCGGTGGTTACCTTTGCTCAGTTCGTCATTACGTATGCACCTCCTCTGCAAAAGGTTTTTGCAACGGAAGCGATTCCCTTCGTTGATGGCCTACTGATCATCGGCGTTGGTATTGCGCTCTTTGCCATTATTGAGATCGAAAAACAGATTCGAATCCGTTTGTCCGAGTAG
- a CDS encoding universal stress protein translates to MHKILVAVDGSEHSERAVLYLIGLIQDGGLLGGSVEVHLVNVQPLLPTRIAQDIAGDELDRYYDHKSTEESQKAVALLKQEGIAFTFHTLLGDAASKIVAASQSLGCDSIILGSHGNGFLAGIFLGSVATKVIQLSSIPITLVK, encoded by the coding sequence ATGCATAAAATTCTTGTTGCTGTCGACGGATCCGAACATTCAGAGCGCGCAGTGCTTTACCTCATCGGACTGATCCAGGATGGCGGATTGCTGGGAGGAAGTGTTGAGGTACACTTGGTGAATGTGCAGCCCCTTTTACCGACACGAATCGCACAAGACATAGCGGGGGATGAGCTTGATCGCTACTACGATCACAAAAGTACTGAAGAATCACAAAAGGCTGTGGCGCTTCTGAAACAAGAAGGCATTGCATTCACATTCCACACATTGTTGGGCGACGCGGCTAGCAAAATTGTAGCGGCTTCACAGTCCTTGGGATGTGATAGCATCATTTTAGGTTCACATGGCAACGGTTTCCTGGCAGGAATCTTTCTGGGCTCCGTTGCAACCAAGGTGATTCAACTCTCCAGTATCCCAATCACCTTAGTCAAATAA
- a CDS encoding TrkH family potassium uptake protein: protein MKLLLHPARVVALVFLAAILAGTAILMLPISHAEGIVTPWVTAFFTAVSAVCVTGLVVVDTGTYWSTFGQLVILLLFQLGGFGIMTVATLLGLMVNRGFRLRTKMVAQFESRSLGLGDIASVAKLVLVVTFALELLVTLWLTLRLHLTYDLSWADAAWSGLFHAVSAFNNAGFSIHSDSLMRYASDASILLPVMAAIIIGGIGFPVLYDLRSRFNDSRHWSLHTKLTLAGTAILLLGGFFTLLLFEWSNSATLGPMPVADKMLSAAFAAVSARTAGFNSIDIGALTRESWALHYFLMFVGGGSAGTAGGVKVGTVAILILLIIAEIRGHSDSEAFGRRVSASAQRQAITVLVLGSSLIVLGTLFILRGTDFPTDQVIFEVISAFGTVGLSTGITADLPESSQLMLTLLMYIGRVGTITLAASLALGEHRMPYRYPEEHPIVG from the coding sequence ATGAAATTACTGCTACATCCAGCCAGGGTTGTCGCTCTGGTTTTCTTGGCCGCGATACTGGCCGGCACAGCTATTCTGATGCTGCCGATTTCCCACGCCGAGGGTATCGTTACCCCTTGGGTGACTGCCTTCTTCACCGCAGTATCTGCCGTCTGCGTTACTGGGCTAGTAGTGGTGGACACTGGTACGTACTGGTCGACCTTCGGCCAGTTGGTGATTCTGCTACTGTTCCAACTCGGTGGCTTCGGCATCATGACGGTAGCGACCTTGCTGGGCTTGATGGTCAACCGAGGCTTTCGCCTACGCACCAAAATGGTCGCACAGTTCGAGTCTCGCTCATTAGGGTTGGGCGACATTGCCAGCGTGGCCAAGCTGGTTCTGGTGGTGACGTTCGCCTTGGAACTCCTCGTGACCCTGTGGCTCACCCTCAGATTACACCTGACCTATGACCTATCATGGGCCGATGCTGCGTGGAGCGGCCTATTTCATGCAGTATCTGCATTCAATAACGCCGGCTTCTCCATTCATTCCGACAGCCTGATGCGCTACGCCTCGGATGCTTCGATCCTACTGCCGGTCATGGCTGCGATCATTATCGGTGGCATAGGCTTTCCCGTGCTGTATGACTTGCGCAGCAGGTTCAACGACTCCCGTCATTGGTCGCTTCATACCAAACTCACCCTGGCTGGAACGGCAATCCTGCTGCTGGGCGGTTTTTTCACGCTTTTGCTGTTCGAGTGGTCCAACTCGGCAACCCTCGGCCCCATGCCAGTGGCCGATAAAATGCTCTCGGCGGCATTTGCTGCCGTTTCTGCGCGTACCGCCGGCTTCAACTCCATAGATATTGGCGCGTTGACCCGTGAAAGCTGGGCATTGCACTACTTCCTGATGTTCGTCGGGGGGGGCAGCGCGGGAACCGCAGGTGGCGTCAAAGTCGGTACTGTTGCCATCCTGATTTTACTAATCATCGCCGAAATTCGTGGCCATAGTGACAGCGAGGCATTTGGCCGACGAGTCAGCGCCTCAGCCCAGCGTCAGGCCATCACGGTACTCGTGCTGGGCAGCTCCTTGATCGTACTGGGGACGCTCTTTATCTTGCGTGGAACAGATTTCCCCACCGACCAAGTCATATTCGAGGTCATCTCGGCATTTGGTACGGTCGGCTTGTCCACCGGCATCACCGCCGACCTCCCAGAGTCGAGCCAACTGATGCTGACGCTGCTGATGTATATCGGGCGAGTCGGCACTATCACACTTGCGGCGTCACTGGCCCTGGGCGAGCACCGCATGCCCTACCGCTACCCAGAGGAGCATCCAATTGTTGGCTAA
- a CDS encoding potassium channel family protein translates to MLAKFLFTEQFAFSKGDSVVVIGLGRFGGSVAQSLMRLGHDVMGIDRDAEPVHDWADLLTHAVQADSTNLMVLRQLGVADFAHAIVGIGTDLAASLMTIMALTELGIQDIWVKALTAEHGQIAQRIGAHHVVYPEKDMGERVAQLITGRMIDFIEFDDGFAIAKIHAPPPSHNSTLADGNIREKFGVTVVGVKRANQDFLHATPSTLILPGDLLIVSGPTHLIQKFAGHST, encoded by the coding sequence TTGTTGGCTAAGTTTCTGTTTACCGAACAGTTTGCCTTTTCCAAGGGCGATAGCGTGGTGGTCATCGGTCTCGGCCGCTTCGGCGGCTCCGTGGCCCAATCGCTGATGCGGCTCGGTCACGATGTGATGGGCATCGACCGAGACGCCGAGCCTGTCCATGACTGGGCCGATCTCTTGACTCATGCGGTCCAGGCCGACTCCACCAACCTGATGGTCTTGCGCCAGCTAGGCGTTGCCGACTTCGCACACGCCATCGTAGGGATAGGCACCGATCTGGCAGCTAGCCTGATGACCATCATGGCGCTGACCGAACTGGGTATCCAGGATATCTGGGTCAAGGCCCTGACGGCCGAACATGGGCAGATAGCCCAGCGAATTGGCGCCCATCATGTCGTCTACCCGGAGAAGGATATGGGGGAGCGAGTCGCCCAGCTCATTACTGGGCGGATGATCGATTTCATTGAGTTTGACGATGGTTTTGCCATCGCCAAGATTCACGCCCCCCCGCCTAGCCACAACAGCACACTGGCCGACGGCAATATCCGTGAAAAATTCGGCGTGACAGTTGTGGGGGTGAAGCGCGCCAATCAAGACTTCCTCCATGCCACCCCTAGCACCCTGATCCTGCCGGGTGATCTGTTAATCGTGTCCGGCCCGACCCACCTGATTCAGAAATTTGCGGGCCACTCGACATAG
- a CDS encoding CHAT domain-containing protein, whose translation MNLASVEQEAKMLGDLLGAVSIGDEIAPVLSALARDKGEDFDVLHFACHGSTDYTQVWNAGLLLNVAGSDKTTLLSVASVQTFANLAVDGQRPLIFLNACQSRVTGRTLSGAGGLAQAFVQRGAGLFVGTLWSIGDRPAQGFASQFYGQLKAGQSVSQVLRAAREQAKHDLDTSWLAYTVYGHPYARFSP comes from the coding sequence TTGAACCTGGCGAGCGTTGAGCAGGAAGCGAAAATGCTCGGCGATCTGCTCGGTGCTGTGTCCATTGGTGACGAAATCGCGCCGGTACTTAGCGCACTGGCTCGCGACAAGGGCGAGGATTTTGATGTCCTGCATTTTGCCTGTCATGGCAGTACCGACTACACGCAGGTATGGAACGCCGGACTGTTGCTCAATGTGGCGGGCAGTGACAAAACCACACTTCTGTCGGTGGCTTCAGTACAGACCTTCGCCAACCTGGCGGTCGATGGTCAGCGGCCGCTGATTTTCCTCAATGCCTGCCAGTCCAGGGTTACAGGTCGCACCCTATCGGGTGCCGGAGGACTGGCCCAGGCGTTCGTCCAGCGCGGCGCCGGGTTGTTCGTCGGCACGCTGTGGTCGATCGGCGACAGACCGGCGCAGGGCTTCGCCTCGCAGTTCTACGGCCAGCTCAAGGCCGGCCAAAGCGTCAGTCAGGTGTTGCGTGCCGCCCGTGAACAGGCCAAGCACGATCTCGACACGTCATGGCTGGCGTACACGGTCTACGGTCATCCCTACGCGCGTTTTTCACCATAA
- a CDS encoding YobI family P-loop NTPase yields the protein MLSRIKRNWMALSIGSRAAVTAFSAARRPANSLGSFEPLTPVLLEDKGFKRYEEELLKGLQNKEVLNIAVTGGYGAGKSSVLKTFLERHPEFPHALVSLATFSETKPSPSKFGTSIESVGEATAVPSANIATTPPTPDLMNRIEETIVQQLLYSVPASKLPKTRLKRIVQASGLAVYLHTVLLICLLASVLRFCLPSIEKRTDVEVKWLVDGLNAIPEWLAIGCILGSGIYLLYSGLRFISMFSIDGLTLKGGKLEATHHGSVLHKNVDEIIYCFERSDIRVVVIEDLDRFDTQDIFFRLREINFTICQSPQVRRPVHFIYAIRDELFTVTDKTKFFDLIIPIIPVVNSENSREKLNELMRSRAVGEAVLGAKLDPAVVETVCYYVDEMRLIKNIVNEYDIYSSLLANDGLELNPNKLFAIVVLRNLHPEAYAELLKRRGAIHSVLAGFQDWVKRQVVALQGEIEMLRENLTRKQAEVAKSVTELRVCFWFEIINRANLERANRIRCDQSSAFTLPTFVGDDAFAIVTQSRRLQPVLQLENYGPSEQGGQVDLKQALEAFDYQARAARLEQSFDDLEEEITQLLKQVTRLKTIPFREAVKDGYSDVVAVGLQGLEVVIYLMRKGLLDTDYVDYLGYFYEGSITQADKNFILAMTRGEVLDVATVLDDPERVLSKLDVDAMDAGRGLIANVIKTLARHRDTQFVEQARLKLATIFKSAHARLERFAEAMELIVAEPGDGKTRTVQALLEIDQHLILQLLKSERFQPNHTRAGLICTFLDTLTEEQIAGMKDRQGLLLKAINALPNVAELVPQLENPFNGWKWLRSKPAQFDSLNETTDATILRKLVELGCLKLSIPMLKLVMVRLANAPLTDSPVTYQGLLSLELAGFADQVKQMPDAFVDELLSQQQILPESESSLVTLLDYCQPDQKQMEALLTFTDCKISDLEPIPHSLWIRLLEDDRIEPVSAAAWTFLERRYRPDESAEATEENGVNTEALAAIQEAFLQYVNRHAEALGRTLWEGDEDDQRALQRFFLQSATISNTTLRSVFQGVNLSPEVVLNSNISATRWAYIAYNSTVPYTPKIHSALVRAAGNLEGAYIQHRWTVARDILDLDALPIKVVHEVSRNGRATLEDTLRMWAGISFDAYPTCEGATVELAKVCGHANAQGARFKADYLSVLVQIAQVGDLEREERVEVVIQALALNGAWEQIVPALDLLDSAYLKLAKSGKVVLPTAGEDRRLVEALQGRGFVSSKKFEDKRTVAYGKPSAIRAALGSAGWLT from the coding sequence ATGCTGAGTCGCATCAAACGCAATTGGATGGCGCTGTCCATAGGCAGTCGAGCCGCAGTAACCGCCTTCAGCGCTGCGCGGAGGCCAGCAAACTCCCTCGGATCGTTCGAGCCGTTGACTCCTGTACTCTTGGAGGACAAGGGATTCAAGCGCTATGAAGAGGAGCTACTCAAAGGTCTCCAGAATAAAGAAGTCCTCAACATCGCAGTCACTGGCGGCTACGGGGCAGGCAAGAGCAGTGTGCTCAAGACGTTTTTAGAGCGGCATCCAGAATTCCCGCACGCCCTGGTGTCCTTGGCGACCTTCAGCGAAACCAAACCATCGCCCAGCAAATTTGGTACGTCGATCGAATCAGTTGGTGAGGCAACAGCCGTCCCGTCAGCGAACATAGCAACTACTCCTCCGACGCCTGACCTTATGAATCGGATCGAAGAGACCATAGTGCAGCAGCTTCTCTATTCGGTGCCGGCGTCAAAGCTACCCAAAACCCGGCTCAAACGTATTGTTCAGGCATCCGGGCTCGCAGTCTATCTGCACACCGTATTGCTGATTTGCCTGTTGGCCAGCGTTCTGCGCTTCTGCCTTCCCTCGATCGAGAAGCGTACAGACGTTGAAGTGAAGTGGCTGGTCGACGGCCTAAATGCGATTCCAGAGTGGTTGGCCATCGGATGCATCCTTGGGAGTGGAATCTATCTGCTGTACTCAGGGCTTAGATTCATCTCAATGTTCAGCATCGACGGCCTGACGCTCAAGGGTGGGAAGCTTGAAGCCACACACCATGGCTCTGTGCTGCACAAGAACGTCGACGAGATCATCTATTGCTTCGAGCGAAGCGACATTCGGGTCGTGGTGATTGAAGACCTGGATCGCTTCGATACCCAAGACATCTTTTTTCGGCTACGCGAAATCAACTTCACAATTTGCCAGTCCCCGCAAGTGCGTCGACCAGTGCACTTTATCTACGCCATCCGCGATGAACTGTTCACCGTTACCGACAAGACAAAATTCTTTGATCTCATCATCCCGATCATCCCAGTGGTCAATTCTGAGAATTCGCGTGAGAAGCTGAACGAGCTCATGAGGAGCAGAGCTGTAGGTGAAGCAGTCCTTGGAGCCAAGCTGGATCCGGCAGTGGTCGAGACGGTCTGCTATTACGTAGATGAGATGAGGCTCATCAAAAATATTGTCAATGAATACGATATCTACTCGAGTCTGCTGGCAAATGATGGCCTGGAACTCAACCCGAACAAGCTGTTCGCCATCGTGGTGCTCAGGAACCTTCACCCCGAGGCCTATGCTGAGCTGCTCAAGCGCCGGGGCGCGATCCACTCGGTGCTTGCAGGCTTTCAGGACTGGGTAAAACGGCAAGTAGTGGCGCTCCAAGGTGAGATTGAAATGCTTCGCGAGAACCTCACACGCAAGCAAGCGGAGGTAGCCAAAAGCGTTACCGAACTTCGCGTGTGCTTCTGGTTCGAAATCATCAACCGGGCGAATCTGGAGCGGGCCAACCGGATCAGATGCGATCAGAGTTCGGCCTTTACTTTACCTACGTTTGTAGGTGATGACGCCTTCGCAATCGTTACCCAATCCAGGCGACTTCAACCAGTCTTACAACTAGAGAATTACGGCCCTAGCGAGCAAGGCGGGCAAGTTGATCTCAAGCAAGCGCTTGAGGCGTTTGATTATCAAGCTCGTGCCGCACGACTCGAGCAGTCATTTGATGACCTTGAGGAAGAAATCACCCAGCTCCTTAAGCAGGTGACACGCCTCAAGACCATCCCTTTCCGTGAGGCTGTGAAGGATGGCTATAGCGACGTGGTAGCTGTGGGGCTCCAGGGCCTTGAAGTCGTCATCTACCTGATGCGTAAAGGGCTGCTCGATACCGATTATGTGGACTACCTGGGGTATTTCTACGAAGGCTCAATCACCCAGGCCGACAAGAATTTCATCCTGGCGATGACCAGAGGCGAAGTGCTGGACGTGGCAACGGTGCTGGACGATCCAGAACGCGTTTTGAGTAAGCTCGACGTCGACGCTATGGACGCCGGCCGAGGGCTGATTGCCAATGTGATCAAGACGCTGGCGCGCCATCGTGACACCCAGTTCGTCGAGCAAGCCAGGCTAAAGCTCGCGACGATTTTCAAAAGTGCACACGCCCGTTTAGAACGATTCGCCGAAGCGATGGAGCTTATTGTCGCAGAGCCTGGTGATGGCAAGACGCGCACTGTCCAAGCGCTTCTGGAAATCGATCAGCACCTAATCCTCCAGTTGCTCAAATCCGAGCGTTTTCAACCCAATCACACGAGAGCCGGTCTTATCTGCACCTTTCTGGATACCCTGACGGAAGAGCAGATAGCAGGTATGAAGGATCGACAAGGGTTGCTGCTTAAGGCGATCAATGCCTTGCCCAACGTTGCCGAGCTCGTCCCGCAGCTTGAGAACCCGTTCAATGGTTGGAAGTGGCTGAGAAGCAAGCCTGCCCAGTTTGACAGCCTTAACGAAACGACCGACGCGACGATACTGCGCAAGCTGGTTGAACTAGGATGCCTCAAGCTTTCGATTCCAATGCTGAAACTGGTCATGGTGCGGCTGGCTAATGCTCCTCTGACAGACAGCCCCGTTACATACCAGGGCTTGCTTTCGCTCGAGCTGGCAGGATTCGCTGACCAGGTTAAGCAGATGCCAGATGCATTTGTAGATGAGCTGTTGAGCCAGCAACAAATACTGCCTGAATCCGAAAGTTCGCTTGTGACGCTGTTGGATTATTGTCAGCCGGATCAAAAGCAGATGGAGGCGTTACTGACCTTCACGGACTGCAAAATCTCAGATCTCGAACCTATACCTCATTCGCTCTGGATCAGGCTCCTCGAAGACGATAGGATCGAACCTGTCAGCGCTGCGGCCTGGACCTTCCTCGAGCGGAGATATCGTCCTGATGAAAGTGCTGAGGCGACTGAGGAAAACGGGGTCAACACCGAGGCGCTGGCTGCCATTCAGGAGGCATTTCTGCAATACGTCAATCGACACGCTGAAGCGTTGGGTAGGACGCTATGGGAGGGCGATGAAGATGACCAAAGAGCACTGCAACGCTTTTTTCTCCAAAGCGCAACCATCAGTAATACGACGCTGCGGTCGGTATTCCAAGGCGTGAACCTGTCGCCGGAAGTCGTGCTCAACTCGAACATTTCTGCCACCCGCTGGGCCTACATTGCCTATAACAGCACTGTTCCTTATACACCAAAGATCCACTCTGCACTTGTCAGGGCAGCCGGCAATTTGGAGGGTGCTTATATTCAGCACCGGTGGACGGTTGCGCGGGACATACTTGACCTGGACGCATTGCCAATTAAGGTGGTGCATGAAGTCAGCCGAAATGGTAGGGCCACACTGGAAGATACGCTTCGGATGTGGGCGGGTATTTCGTTTGATGCCTATCCCACTTGCGAAGGCGCAACAGTGGAGCTGGCCAAGGTGTGCGGTCATGCCAACGCTCAAGGTGCACGTTTCAAGGCTGACTACCTGAGTGTGCTCGTTCAGATCGCTCAGGTGGGCGACCTGGAGCGAGAAGAGCGCGTGGAGGTTGTCATTCAGGCGCTGGCGCTGAATGGCGCCTGGGAGCAGATAGTACCGGCCCTTGACCTCCTTGATAGCGCGTACCTAAAACTAGCTAAATCGGGAAAAGTGGTGCTGCCGACAGCGGGTGAAGACCGACGCTTGGTCGAGGCCTTGCAGGGCCGAGGCTTTGTCAGCTCAAAGAAGTTCGAAGACAAACGTACCGTTGCATATGGCAAGCCCAGCGCGATTCGGGCGGCGCTCGGATCCGCTGGGTGGCTGACTTAG